The following coding sequences lie in one Xiphophorus maculatus strain JP 163 A chromosome 4, X_maculatus-5.0-male, whole genome shotgun sequence genomic window:
- the zrsr2 gene encoding U2 small nuclear ribonucleoprotein auxiliary factor 35 kDa subunit-related protein 2 isoform X2: protein MAAPTTPLVSTSTLSQKQRRVAERKERRRRKRQALAQARECELKNDAEEEEEVNEGDSEGDKAAEDERQRQHEEWLERERLAQEEFRLRTEREEAARKRKEEEERMIKEEWEAQQRREQEEKDQKQREKRDREEAVQKRLDEAENQLENGGPWMNPEAPATTNSENFGTERDVANCPFFLKTGACRFGDRCSRKHIYPTSSPTLLVRGMFKTFGMEESRRDDYDMDACLEHSEEELLDSFLEFYHDVLPEFKSIGKVVQFKVCCNHEPHLRGNVYVQFNTEEMCKEAIVKFNGRWYAGRQLQCEICPVTRWKNAICGLFDRQKCPKGKHCNFLHVFRNPGNEFWEADRDLQVSPDRSIRGSRRDEWHSERYRERPRRQRRSSRSPARSERSHRWWEDDRERSRSRERRTSHQRREDRWSSRSRHSDRRTDLHHSRSRDRSRSRSREREQRRDKEGENKYRDRGDDGDPRRETRERSRSASREKKRHKERSPKISEKSLSDDTKPYRHHKRSKKSKKKHKKKRLSSEKTHSSTESGSEKDSEEETCGNPSTQSPSGGLKEEEGTQEKCAGQNDLASEVKTEASAEIKTELTTNGDIS from the exons ATGGCAGCCCCCACTACTCCTCTTGTCTCTACTTCTACATTAAG TCAGAAGCAGCGAAGAGTtgcagagaggaaggagagaagaagaCGGAAACGACAAGCTCTTGCTCAAGCCAGAGAATGTG AATTGAAAAATGACgctgaagaagaggaagaggtgaATGAAGGAGATAGCGAGGGGGACAAGGCTGCTGAGGATGAAAG ACAGCGACAACATGAAGAGTGGCTGGAAAGAGAGAGGCTGGCTCAGGAGGAATTCAGGCTGAGGACAGAGAGGGAGGAAGCtgcaaggaaaagaaaagaggaggaggag CGAATGATAAAGGAGGAATGGGAGGCCCAGCAGAGGAGAGAACAAGAGGAAAAGGATCAGAAGCAGCGGGAGAAGCGCGACAGAGAG gAGGCCGTTCAGAAAAGGTTGGATGAAGCCGAGAATCAG cTGGAAAATGGAGGACCGTGGATGAATCCCGAGGCTCCTGCTACGACAAACTCGGAAAACTTCGGAACGGAGCGCGACGTTGCCAACTGCCCTTTCTTCCTGAAGACAGGAGCATGCCGATTTGGAGACAG GTGTTCTCGGAAGCACATCTATCCGACTTCCAGCCCGACCCTGCTGGTCCGCGGTATGTTCAAGACGTTTGGAATGGAGGAGTCGCGGCGGGACGATTACGACATGGATGCCTGTTTGGAGCACAgcgaggaggagctgctggatTCTTTCCTCGAGTTTTACCACGATGTTCTGCCGGAGTTCAAGAGCATCGGCAAAGTGGTGCAGTTCAAG GTCTGTTGCAATCATGAACCACATCTGAGAGGGAATGTTTACGTTCAGTTTAACAC AGAGGAGATGTGCAAAGAGGCCATTGTGAAGTTCAACGGGAGGTGGTATGCAGGCCGGCAGCTTCAGTGTGAGATCTGTCCTGTTACACGGTGGAAGAACGCCATATGTG gACTGTTTGACAGACAGAAGTGCCCTAAAGGCAAACACTGTAACTTTCTGCATGTATTTCGAAACCCGGGCAACGAATTCTGGGAGGCCGACAGGGACCTCCAGGTGTCCCCCGATCGCAGCATCAGGGGGAGTCGCAGGGACGAGTGGCATTCGGAGCGCTACAGGGAGCGACCGCGGAGGCAGCGCCGCAGCAGCCGGAGCCCGGCAAGATCAGAGCGATCCCACAGATGGTGGGAGGACGACCGGGAGAGGAGcaggagcagagagaggaggacGTCCCACCAGCGCAGAGAAGACAGGTGGTCCTCTAGGTCGCGACACAGTGACAGGAGGACGGACCTGCACCATAGCAGGAGTAGGGACAGATCAAGGagcagaagcagagagagagagcagcgTAGAGATAAAGAAGGGGAGAATAAATACAGAGACAGAGGTGATGATGGGGACCCTCGAAGAGAAACAAGGGAGAGATCAAGAAGCGCaagtagagaaaaaaagagacacaaagaaAGAAGCCCAAAGATATCAGAGAAAAGTCTTTCTGATGATACAAAACCCTACCGCCATCACAAGCGCTCCaagaagagcaaaaagaaacacaaaaagaaaaggctctCGTCTGAAAAGACACATTCCTCCACGGAGTCAGGAAGTGAGAAAGACTCAGAGGAAGAAACTTGTGGTAATCCTTCAACACAAAGTCCGAGTGGAGGCCTTAAAGAAGAAGAGGGAACTCAGGAAAAATGTGCTGGTCAGAATGATTTGGCTTCAGAGGTGAAAACCGAGGCCTCTGCTGAAATTAAGACTGAACTGACAACAAACGGGgacatttcttaa
- the zrsr2 gene encoding U2 small nuclear ribonucleoprotein auxiliary factor 35 kDa subunit-related protein 2 isoform X1: protein MSVFITLFLQSINIRKHHLVSCFQQSRAYCLYGSSITAVCGVFMLLFCCCSFYTCSQKQRRVAERKERRRRKRQALAQARECELKNDAEEEEEVNEGDSEGDKAAEDERQRQHEEWLERERLAQEEFRLRTEREEAARKRKEEEERMIKEEWEAQQRREQEEKDQKQREKRDREEAVQKRLDEAENQLENGGPWMNPEAPATTNSENFGTERDVANCPFFLKTGACRFGDRCSRKHIYPTSSPTLLVRGMFKTFGMEESRRDDYDMDACLEHSEEELLDSFLEFYHDVLPEFKSIGKVVQFKVCCNHEPHLRGNVYVQFNTEEMCKEAIVKFNGRWYAGRQLQCEICPVTRWKNAICGLFDRQKCPKGKHCNFLHVFRNPGNEFWEADRDLQVSPDRSIRGSRRDEWHSERYRERPRRQRRSSRSPARSERSHRWWEDDRERSRSRERRTSHQRREDRWSSRSRHSDRRTDLHHSRSRDRSRSRSREREQRRDKEGENKYRDRGDDGDPRRETRERSRSASREKKRHKERSPKISEKSLSDDTKPYRHHKRSKKSKKKHKKKRLSSEKTHSSTESGSEKDSEEETCGNPSTQSPSGGLKEEEGTQEKCAGQNDLASEVKTEASAEIKTELTTNGDIS from the exons ATGTCGGTTTTCATCACCCTGTTCTTGCAATCCATCAACATAAGAAAACATCACCTAGTCAGTTGTTTCCAACAGAGTCGAGCTTACTGTCTCTACGGCTCTTCTATTACAgctgtgtgtggtgtgtttatgttactgttttgttgttgttctttttacacTTGCAGTCAGAAGCAGCGAAGAGTtgcagagaggaaggagagaagaagaCGGAAACGACAAGCTCTTGCTCAAGCCAGAGAATGTG AATTGAAAAATGACgctgaagaagaggaagaggtgaATGAAGGAGATAGCGAGGGGGACAAGGCTGCTGAGGATGAAAG ACAGCGACAACATGAAGAGTGGCTGGAAAGAGAGAGGCTGGCTCAGGAGGAATTCAGGCTGAGGACAGAGAGGGAGGAAGCtgcaaggaaaagaaaagaggaggaggag CGAATGATAAAGGAGGAATGGGAGGCCCAGCAGAGGAGAGAACAAGAGGAAAAGGATCAGAAGCAGCGGGAGAAGCGCGACAGAGAG gAGGCCGTTCAGAAAAGGTTGGATGAAGCCGAGAATCAG cTGGAAAATGGAGGACCGTGGATGAATCCCGAGGCTCCTGCTACGACAAACTCGGAAAACTTCGGAACGGAGCGCGACGTTGCCAACTGCCCTTTCTTCCTGAAGACAGGAGCATGCCGATTTGGAGACAG GTGTTCTCGGAAGCACATCTATCCGACTTCCAGCCCGACCCTGCTGGTCCGCGGTATGTTCAAGACGTTTGGAATGGAGGAGTCGCGGCGGGACGATTACGACATGGATGCCTGTTTGGAGCACAgcgaggaggagctgctggatTCTTTCCTCGAGTTTTACCACGATGTTCTGCCGGAGTTCAAGAGCATCGGCAAAGTGGTGCAGTTCAAG GTCTGTTGCAATCATGAACCACATCTGAGAGGGAATGTTTACGTTCAGTTTAACAC AGAGGAGATGTGCAAAGAGGCCATTGTGAAGTTCAACGGGAGGTGGTATGCAGGCCGGCAGCTTCAGTGTGAGATCTGTCCTGTTACACGGTGGAAGAACGCCATATGTG gACTGTTTGACAGACAGAAGTGCCCTAAAGGCAAACACTGTAACTTTCTGCATGTATTTCGAAACCCGGGCAACGAATTCTGGGAGGCCGACAGGGACCTCCAGGTGTCCCCCGATCGCAGCATCAGGGGGAGTCGCAGGGACGAGTGGCATTCGGAGCGCTACAGGGAGCGACCGCGGAGGCAGCGCCGCAGCAGCCGGAGCCCGGCAAGATCAGAGCGATCCCACAGATGGTGGGAGGACGACCGGGAGAGGAGcaggagcagagagaggaggacGTCCCACCAGCGCAGAGAAGACAGGTGGTCCTCTAGGTCGCGACACAGTGACAGGAGGACGGACCTGCACCATAGCAGGAGTAGGGACAGATCAAGGagcagaagcagagagagagagcagcgTAGAGATAAAGAAGGGGAGAATAAATACAGAGACAGAGGTGATGATGGGGACCCTCGAAGAGAAACAAGGGAGAGATCAAGAAGCGCaagtagagaaaaaaagagacacaaagaaAGAAGCCCAAAGATATCAGAGAAAAGTCTTTCTGATGATACAAAACCCTACCGCCATCACAAGCGCTCCaagaagagcaaaaagaaacacaaaaagaaaaggctctCGTCTGAAAAGACACATTCCTCCACGGAGTCAGGAAGTGAGAAAGACTCAGAGGAAGAAACTTGTGGTAATCCTTCAACACAAAGTCCGAGTGGAGGCCTTAAAGAAGAAGAGGGAACTCAGGAAAAATGTGCTGGTCAGAATGATTTGGCTTCAGAGGTGAAAACCGAGGCCTCTGCTGAAATTAAGACTGAACTGACAACAAACGGGgacatttcttaa
- the tm6sf1 gene encoding transmembrane 6 superfamily member 1 isoform X2, with translation MSASAGTGVFMLSLMSIPFCYLFNSFIYNNSAEAFFFAGCTAVLILTISVRFMLKKKAPVDPLFYVYAVLAFLSVVNLIIGLEQDNIIDGFVTFYLKEAEPHINTAHGHMISYWDGCVHYLMYLLMIAAITWGDSYRAIGLYWVGSFLMGTMVYILGNAVGKYGSQVTPLFVLHMLYITVSVWACFRILSQPSTHDAQLTSIQESQRTNLLQRPLDLLFIVYLIPALAFCVFRGLVVLDCPSKWCEDYTQQFEPYLKDPSAYPKVQMLASMLYSGPYYIITLYGLLVPGCEWVPDLTLVHSGALAQAQFSHIGASLHTRTPFSYRVPADSQLVFLLVNVLYALVPHALCYRCCTQPVFFLKPKGEKKTQ, from the exons ATGAGCGCTTCTGCGGGGACGGGGGTGTTCATGCTCTCACTGATGTCCATCCCTTTCTGCTACTTATTCAATTCCTTCATTTACAACAACAG TGCAGAAGCTTTCTTCTTCGCTGGGTGCACAGCAGTCCTCATTCTGACCATTTCAGTTCGTTTTATGCTCAAGAAGAAGGCTCCTGTTGATCCTCTTTTCTATG TGTATGCAGTATTGGCATTCCTGAGCGTGGTGAATCTGATCATTGGGCTGGAGCAAGACAACATCATTGATGGCTTTGTGACGTTTTACCTCAAAGAG GCAGAACCACACATTAATACAGCGCATGGACATATGATTTCCTATTGGGATGGCTGTGTGCATTATCTTATGTATCTGCTTATGATTGCTGCCATTACTTGGGG GGACAGTTACCGAGCGATTGGACTGTACTGGGTGGGTTCTTTTCTCATGGGCACCATGGTCTACATTCTTGGGAATGCTGTGG GAAAATATGGGAGCCAAGTCACTCCTCTCTTCGTCCTCCACATGCTTTATATCACAGTGTCTGTTTGGGCTTGCTTCCGGATCTTAAGTCAACCCTCTACACACGATGCTCAGTTAACG AGCATTCAGGAATCACAGCGGACAAACTTGCTCCAGAGACCTCTGGATTTGCTGTTTATCGTCTACCTCATTCCAGCTTTGGCCTTTTGTGTCTTCAGAGGCTTG gtTGTTCTGGACTGCCCCAGTAAATGGTGTGAGGACTACACCCAGCAGTTTGAGCCATACCTAAAAGATCCCTCCGCCTACCCCAAAGTCCAG ATGCTAGCGAGCATGCTGTATTCTGGACCCTACTACATCATCACCCTGTATGGGTTGTTGGTCCCAGGATGTGAATGGGTGCCCGATCTGACTCTTGTGCACTCAGGTGCTCTGGCTCAG GCCCAGTTCTCTCACATCGGTGCATCCCTTCACACACGGACACCGTTCTCTTACAGAGTACCAGCTGACAGTCAGCTTGTCTTCTTGCTTGTTAATGTCCTGTACGCTCTTGTGCCTCATGCTTTGTGCTACCGTTGCTGCACGCAACCAGTCTTCTTCCTCAAGccaaagggagagaaaaaaacacaatga
- the tm6sf1 gene encoding transmembrane 6 superfamily member 1 isoform X1, protein MSASAGTGVFMLSLMSIPFCYLFNSFIYNNRDQNFCLIFSAEAFFFAGCTAVLILTISVRFMLKKKAPVDPLFYVYAVLAFLSVVNLIIGLEQDNIIDGFVTFYLKEAEPHINTAHGHMISYWDGCVHYLMYLLMIAAITWGDSYRAIGLYWVGSFLMGTMVYILGNAVGKYGSQVTPLFVLHMLYITVSVWACFRILSQPSTHDAQLTSIQESQRTNLLQRPLDLLFIVYLIPALAFCVFRGLVVLDCPSKWCEDYTQQFEPYLKDPSAYPKVQMLASMLYSGPYYIITLYGLLVPGCEWVPDLTLVHSGALAQAQFSHIGASLHTRTPFSYRVPADSQLVFLLVNVLYALVPHALCYRCCTQPVFFLKPKGEKKTQ, encoded by the exons ATGAGCGCTTCTGCGGGGACGGGGGTGTTCATGCTCTCACTGATGTCCATCCCTTTCTGCTACTTATTCAATTCCTTCATTTACAACAACAG AGATCAGAATTTTTGCTTAATATTCAGTGCAGAAGCTTTCTTCTTCGCTGGGTGCACAGCAGTCCTCATTCTGACCATTTCAGTTCGTTTTATGCTCAAGAAGAAGGCTCCTGTTGATCCTCTTTTCTATG TGTATGCAGTATTGGCATTCCTGAGCGTGGTGAATCTGATCATTGGGCTGGAGCAAGACAACATCATTGATGGCTTTGTGACGTTTTACCTCAAAGAG GCAGAACCACACATTAATACAGCGCATGGACATATGATTTCCTATTGGGATGGCTGTGTGCATTATCTTATGTATCTGCTTATGATTGCTGCCATTACTTGGGG GGACAGTTACCGAGCGATTGGACTGTACTGGGTGGGTTCTTTTCTCATGGGCACCATGGTCTACATTCTTGGGAATGCTGTGG GAAAATATGGGAGCCAAGTCACTCCTCTCTTCGTCCTCCACATGCTTTATATCACAGTGTCTGTTTGGGCTTGCTTCCGGATCTTAAGTCAACCCTCTACACACGATGCTCAGTTAACG AGCATTCAGGAATCACAGCGGACAAACTTGCTCCAGAGACCTCTGGATTTGCTGTTTATCGTCTACCTCATTCCAGCTTTGGCCTTTTGTGTCTTCAGAGGCTTG gtTGTTCTGGACTGCCCCAGTAAATGGTGTGAGGACTACACCCAGCAGTTTGAGCCATACCTAAAAGATCCCTCCGCCTACCCCAAAGTCCAG ATGCTAGCGAGCATGCTGTATTCTGGACCCTACTACATCATCACCCTGTATGGGTTGTTGGTCCCAGGATGTGAATGGGTGCCCGATCTGACTCTTGTGCACTCAGGTGCTCTGGCTCAG GCCCAGTTCTCTCACATCGGTGCATCCCTTCACACACGGACACCGTTCTCTTACAGAGTACCAGCTGACAGTCAGCTTGTCTTCTTGCTTGTTAATGTCCTGTACGCTCTTGTGCCTCATGCTTTGTGCTACCGTTGCTGCACGCAACCAGTCTTCTTCCTCAAGccaaagggagagaaaaaaacacaatga
- the tm6sf1 gene encoding transmembrane 6 superfamily member 1 isoform X3, whose product MLKKKAPVDPLFYVYAVLAFLSVVNLIIGLEQDNIIDGFVTFYLKEAEPHINTAHGHMISYWDGCVHYLMYLLMIAAITWGDSYRAIGLYWVGSFLMGTMVYILGNAVGKYGSQVTPLFVLHMLYITVSVWACFRILSQPSTHDAQLTSIQESQRTNLLQRPLDLLFIVYLIPALAFCVFRGLVVLDCPSKWCEDYTQQFEPYLKDPSAYPKVQMLASMLYSGPYYIITLYGLLVPGCEWVPDLTLVHSGALAQAQFSHIGASLHTRTPFSYRVPADSQLVFLLVNVLYALVPHALCYRCCTQPVFFLKPKGEKKTQ is encoded by the exons ATGCTCAAGAAGAAGGCTCCTGTTGATCCTCTTTTCTATG TGTATGCAGTATTGGCATTCCTGAGCGTGGTGAATCTGATCATTGGGCTGGAGCAAGACAACATCATTGATGGCTTTGTGACGTTTTACCTCAAAGAG GCAGAACCACACATTAATACAGCGCATGGACATATGATTTCCTATTGGGATGGCTGTGTGCATTATCTTATGTATCTGCTTATGATTGCTGCCATTACTTGGGG GGACAGTTACCGAGCGATTGGACTGTACTGGGTGGGTTCTTTTCTCATGGGCACCATGGTCTACATTCTTGGGAATGCTGTGG GAAAATATGGGAGCCAAGTCACTCCTCTCTTCGTCCTCCACATGCTTTATATCACAGTGTCTGTTTGGGCTTGCTTCCGGATCTTAAGTCAACCCTCTACACACGATGCTCAGTTAACG AGCATTCAGGAATCACAGCGGACAAACTTGCTCCAGAGACCTCTGGATTTGCTGTTTATCGTCTACCTCATTCCAGCTTTGGCCTTTTGTGTCTTCAGAGGCTTG gtTGTTCTGGACTGCCCCAGTAAATGGTGTGAGGACTACACCCAGCAGTTTGAGCCATACCTAAAAGATCCCTCCGCCTACCCCAAAGTCCAG ATGCTAGCGAGCATGCTGTATTCTGGACCCTACTACATCATCACCCTGTATGGGTTGTTGGTCCCAGGATGTGAATGGGTGCCCGATCTGACTCTTGTGCACTCAGGTGCTCTGGCTCAG GCCCAGTTCTCTCACATCGGTGCATCCCTTCACACACGGACACCGTTCTCTTACAGAGTACCAGCTGACAGTCAGCTTGTCTTCTTGCTTGTTAATGTCCTGTACGCTCTTGTGCCTCATGCTTTGTGCTACCGTTGCTGCACGCAACCAGTCTTCTTCCTCAAGccaaagggagagaaaaaaacacaatga
- the tm6sf1 gene encoding transmembrane 6 superfamily member 1 isoform X4, whose protein sequence is MTCPSKCVSVHVVPAVIIAVLYGLRRDSYRAIGLYWVGSFLMGTMVYILGNAVGKYGSQVTPLFVLHMLYITVSVWACFRILSQPSTHDAQLTSIQESQRTNLLQRPLDLLFIVYLIPALAFCVFRGLVVLDCPSKWCEDYTQQFEPYLKDPSAYPKVQMLASMLYSGPYYIITLYGLLVPGCEWVPDLTLVHSGALAQAQFSHIGASLHTRTPFSYRVPADSQLVFLLVNVLYALVPHALCYRCCTQPVFFLKPKGEKKTQ, encoded by the exons ATGACCTGTCCATCCAAGTGTGTGTCCGTACATGTGGTTCCGGCAGTAATAATAGCGGTGTTATATGGTTTGCGCAGGGACAGTTACCGAGCGATTGGACTGTACTGGGTGGGTTCTTTTCTCATGGGCACCATGGTCTACATTCTTGGGAATGCTGTGG GAAAATATGGGAGCCAAGTCACTCCTCTCTTCGTCCTCCACATGCTTTATATCACAGTGTCTGTTTGGGCTTGCTTCCGGATCTTAAGTCAACCCTCTACACACGATGCTCAGTTAACG AGCATTCAGGAATCACAGCGGACAAACTTGCTCCAGAGACCTCTGGATTTGCTGTTTATCGTCTACCTCATTCCAGCTTTGGCCTTTTGTGTCTTCAGAGGCTTG gtTGTTCTGGACTGCCCCAGTAAATGGTGTGAGGACTACACCCAGCAGTTTGAGCCATACCTAAAAGATCCCTCCGCCTACCCCAAAGTCCAG ATGCTAGCGAGCATGCTGTATTCTGGACCCTACTACATCATCACCCTGTATGGGTTGTTGGTCCCAGGATGTGAATGGGTGCCCGATCTGACTCTTGTGCACTCAGGTGCTCTGGCTCAG GCCCAGTTCTCTCACATCGGTGCATCCCTTCACACACGGACACCGTTCTCTTACAGAGTACCAGCTGACAGTCAGCTTGTCTTCTTGCTTGTTAATGTCCTGTACGCTCTTGTGCCTCATGCTTTGTGCTACCGTTGCTGCACGCAACCAGTCTTCTTCCTCAAGccaaagggagagaaaaaaacacaatga
- the tm6sf1 gene encoding transmembrane 6 superfamily member 1 isoform X6 codes for MGTMVYILGNAVGKYGSQVTPLFVLHMLYITVSVWACFRILSQPSTHDAQLTSIQESQRTNLLQRPLDLLFIVYLIPALAFCVFRGLVVLDCPSKWCEDYTQQFEPYLKDPSAYPKVQMLASMLYSGPYYIITLYGLLVPGCEWVPDLTLVHSGALAQAQFSHIGASLHTRTPFSYRVPADSQLVFLLVNVLYALVPHALCYRCCTQPVFFLKPKGEKKTQ; via the exons ATGGGCACCATGGTCTACATTCTTGGGAATGCTGTGG GAAAATATGGGAGCCAAGTCACTCCTCTCTTCGTCCTCCACATGCTTTATATCACAGTGTCTGTTTGGGCTTGCTTCCGGATCTTAAGTCAACCCTCTACACACGATGCTCAGTTAACG AGCATTCAGGAATCACAGCGGACAAACTTGCTCCAGAGACCTCTGGATTTGCTGTTTATCGTCTACCTCATTCCAGCTTTGGCCTTTTGTGTCTTCAGAGGCTTG gtTGTTCTGGACTGCCCCAGTAAATGGTGTGAGGACTACACCCAGCAGTTTGAGCCATACCTAAAAGATCCCTCCGCCTACCCCAAAGTCCAG ATGCTAGCGAGCATGCTGTATTCTGGACCCTACTACATCATCACCCTGTATGGGTTGTTGGTCCCAGGATGTGAATGGGTGCCCGATCTGACTCTTGTGCACTCAGGTGCTCTGGCTCAG GCCCAGTTCTCTCACATCGGTGCATCCCTTCACACACGGACACCGTTCTCTTACAGAGTACCAGCTGACAGTCAGCTTGTCTTCTTGCTTGTTAATGTCCTGTACGCTCTTGTGCCTCATGCTTTGTGCTACCGTTGCTGCACGCAACCAGTCTTCTTCCTCAAGccaaagggagagaaaaaaacacaatga
- the tm6sf1 gene encoding transmembrane 6 superfamily member 1 isoform X5 → MISYWDGCVHYLMYLLMIAAITWGDSYRAIGLYWVGSFLMGTMVYILGNAVGKYGSQVTPLFVLHMLYITVSVWACFRILSQPSTHDAQLTSIQESQRTNLLQRPLDLLFIVYLIPALAFCVFRGLVVLDCPSKWCEDYTQQFEPYLKDPSAYPKVQMLASMLYSGPYYIITLYGLLVPGCEWVPDLTLVHSGALAQAQFSHIGASLHTRTPFSYRVPADSQLVFLLVNVLYALVPHALCYRCCTQPVFFLKPKGEKKTQ, encoded by the exons ATGATTTCCTATTGGGATGGCTGTGTGCATTATCTTATGTATCTGCTTATGATTGCTGCCATTACTTGGGG GGACAGTTACCGAGCGATTGGACTGTACTGGGTGGGTTCTTTTCTCATGGGCACCATGGTCTACATTCTTGGGAATGCTGTGG GAAAATATGGGAGCCAAGTCACTCCTCTCTTCGTCCTCCACATGCTTTATATCACAGTGTCTGTTTGGGCTTGCTTCCGGATCTTAAGTCAACCCTCTACACACGATGCTCAGTTAACG AGCATTCAGGAATCACAGCGGACAAACTTGCTCCAGAGACCTCTGGATTTGCTGTTTATCGTCTACCTCATTCCAGCTTTGGCCTTTTGTGTCTTCAGAGGCTTG gtTGTTCTGGACTGCCCCAGTAAATGGTGTGAGGACTACACCCAGCAGTTTGAGCCATACCTAAAAGATCCCTCCGCCTACCCCAAAGTCCAG ATGCTAGCGAGCATGCTGTATTCTGGACCCTACTACATCATCACCCTGTATGGGTTGTTGGTCCCAGGATGTGAATGGGTGCCCGATCTGACTCTTGTGCACTCAGGTGCTCTGGCTCAG GCCCAGTTCTCTCACATCGGTGCATCCCTTCACACACGGACACCGTTCTCTTACAGAGTACCAGCTGACAGTCAGCTTGTCTTCTTGCTTGTTAATGTCCTGTACGCTCTTGTGCCTCATGCTTTGTGCTACCGTTGCTGCACGCAACCAGTCTTCTTCCTCAAGccaaagggagagaaaaaaacacaatga